A DNA window from Parabacteroides johnsonii DSM 18315 contains the following coding sequences:
- a CDS encoding helix-turn-helix domain-containing protein — MDTEKMKQDPAVEAAGSSGGQAARIFKKENIPKTAGTLGRDTFEEWMGRIMERFDRQDRIISVLVNKDAAGVKYLDGERLYDNQDLCEMLRTSKRSLQRFRSKYRLRYQRIGHKTYYKESDVLEFISQNMEEVLQGGTKVLRMKEQPGMEAPKNKSGKRPGNKKYSPKK, encoded by the coding sequence ATGGATACAGAGAAAATGAAACAGGACCCGGCCGTGGAAGCGGCGGGAAGCAGTGGCGGGCAAGCCGCCAGAATCTTCAAGAAGGAGAATATCCCGAAGACGGCGGGAACGCTCGGGCGGGACACCTTCGAGGAATGGATGGGCCGCATCATGGAACGCTTCGACCGCCAGGACCGGATCATCTCGGTGCTGGTAAACAAGGATGCCGCCGGAGTGAAGTACCTGGACGGGGAACGGTTGTACGACAACCAGGACCTGTGCGAGATGCTGAGGACAAGCAAGCGGTCGCTGCAACGCTTCCGAAGCAAGTACAGGCTCCGCTACCAACGGATCGGGCACAAGACCTATTACAAGGAATCGGACGTGCTGGAGTTCATCAGCCAGAATATGGAGGAAGTGCTGCAAGGCGGCACCAAGGTGCTCCGCATGAAAGAGCAACCCGGCATGGAAGCCCCAAAGAACAAATCCGGCAAAAGACCGGGCAACAAGAAGTATTCACCTAAAAAATAA
- a CDS encoding JAB domain-containing protein translates to MESQYKVCEVKLTYKSKIKASEREKIFSAEDAYKILLSVFDSETIQYKEFFKVILMNKANKVLGICPISEGGLNETSADIRIIMQAAILGNASAIILAHNHPSGNIQPSMQDDQVTKRVKETAKLIGINLLDHLIITDETYYSYSENGRI, encoded by the coding sequence ATGGAAAGTCAGTACAAGGTATGTGAAGTGAAACTCACTTACAAGTCAAAGATTAAAGCCTCTGAAAGAGAGAAAATCTTTTCCGCTGAAGATGCTTATAAAATCCTTTTGTCTGTATTTGATTCTGAAACAATACAGTACAAAGAGTTTTTCAAAGTCATTTTAATGAATAAAGCCAACAAGGTATTAGGCATTTGCCCTATTTCAGAAGGTGGATTGAACGAAACATCTGCGGATATACGCATTATTATGCAGGCAGCAATATTGGGTAATGCTTCTGCTATCATATTGGCACACAATCACCCATCTGGAAACATACAACCAAGTATGCAAGACGATCAAGTAACAAAAAGAGTAAAGGAGACTGCCAAATTGATTGGTATCAACCTTTTGGATCATCTTATCATAACGGATGAGACTTATTACAGTTATTCTGAAAACGGACGGATTTAA
- a CDS encoding DEAD/DEAH box helicase family protein encodes MNTQIIQINKNENGKIQYLTEVLPMIPANTILYKTLTGLGATYGELKADRNSIIIEPNVPVIVGKCNDPKHKGDSLFGVYEGVYTEDVIKYLEKSADKKTKILTTPESFHKVKDAFELMDMDIYGTCFLLFDECHKIVKDADYRSDITLPFDDFFLFNEKALVSATPISFSDPRFESQKFQTIKIEPTFEYKLPIKLIHTNNVLEQLKRELDKLDTTICFFINSTDMIHSFIKQLDIENESTVFCAKKSVEKLKSKKFKQAFEQWSKSQMKKYNFFTSRFYNALDIELEIKPTVIMISEVYFSEYSMIDPHTDAIQAIGRFRNGVNSIYHIFNTNPNLPVRTKEEVDIYLQVSKEVYNKIKTFYDCATSEEARNAYREALKVLPFNKMLDKEGRENFFAIDNYVDEALLKSSYNEKEELIASYKRNPLFDLDVESAYFPFGDFERLKKESKYASLKDKRKEVVNLLESLNGDDETEMIRNCKDELRKADPFIYEAYEEIGKEMIESLDYSVKRIKEAMILKQYREKTEGTEFIQLIKNSFTVGQRYTKKHIKEELTRIYALTGVTPQKTITGQSIIEFFHVKEINTGGSRKFLLVESKI; translated from the coding sequence ATGAATACTCAAATAATTCAAATCAATAAAAACGAAAACGGTAAAATCCAATATCTGACAGAAGTACTCCCTATGATCCCAGCCAATACCATATTATATAAAACACTTACAGGTTTGGGAGCCACTTACGGAGAGTTAAAAGCAGACCGTAATTCCATCATTATCGAACCGAACGTCCCTGTTATCGTGGGCAAATGCAATGATCCGAAACATAAAGGCGACAGCCTATTTGGAGTCTACGAAGGTGTTTATACGGAAGATGTCATTAAGTATCTGGAAAAATCAGCAGATAAGAAAACAAAAATCCTGACTACTCCCGAAAGTTTTCACAAAGTGAAAGACGCTTTTGAATTGATGGATATGGATATATATGGTACATGCTTCCTGTTGTTCGATGAATGCCATAAGATCGTGAAAGATGCAGATTACAGATCGGATATAACTCTTCCGTTCGATGATTTCTTCTTGTTCAATGAAAAGGCTTTGGTATCTGCAACTCCCATTTCTTTCAGTGATCCCCGTTTTGAAAGCCAAAAGTTCCAGACCATAAAGATCGAACCGACCTTTGAGTATAAACTCCCGATCAAGCTGATTCATACCAACAATGTACTGGAGCAATTAAAAAGGGAACTTGACAAATTGGACACGACAATATGTTTCTTTATCAATTCAACGGATATGATCCATTCCTTTATCAAACAACTGGATATTGAAAATGAATCTACCGTATTCTGCGCAAAGAAGAGCGTGGAGAAACTGAAAAGTAAGAAATTCAAACAGGCATTCGAGCAATGGAGCAAATCCCAAATGAAGAAATACAACTTCTTCACCAGTCGTTTCTACAATGCGCTGGACATTGAACTGGAAATAAAACCTACGGTCATTATGATTTCAGAGGTATATTTTTCAGAATATTCCATGATCGATCCACATACGGATGCGATACAGGCAATCGGGAGATTCCGTAATGGAGTAAACAGTATATATCACATTTTCAATACAAATCCCAATTTACCAGTCCGCACGAAAGAAGAGGTTGATATTTACTTGCAAGTGAGCAAAGAAGTTTATAACAAAATAAAGACATTTTACGACTGTGCAACTTCCGAAGAAGCAAGAAACGCTTATCGTGAAGCATTGAAAGTACTGCCATTCAACAAAATGTTGGATAAAGAAGGAAGAGAGAATTTCTTTGCTATCGACAACTATGTGGATGAAGCCCTACTCAAATCAAGTTATAATGAGAAAGAAGAACTGATTGCAAGTTACAAACGCAACCCCTTGTTCGACTTGGATGTGGAATCTGCTTATTTCCCTTTCGGAGATTTCGAACGATTAAAAAAAGAAAGTAAATATGCTTCTTTGAAAGATAAACGTAAAGAAGTTGTTAACCTATTGGAATCGTTGAATGGTGATGATGAAACCGAGATGATCCGTAACTGTAAAGACGAATTGAGAAAGGCTGATCCGTTTATTTACGAAGCATACGAAGAGATTGGAAAGGAGATGATCGAATCTCTGGATTATTCCGTAAAACGAATCAAAGAGGCTATGATCTTAAAACAATACAGGGAAAAGACAGAAGGCACAGAATTTATCCAGTTGATAAAGAACTCCTTCACTGTGGGACAAAGATATACGAAGAAACACATCAAAGAGGAATTAACCCGTATTTATGCACTTACCGGAGTAACTCCCCAAAAGACGATCACAGGACAATCCATAATAGAGTTTTTCCATGTGAAAGAGATTAACACTGGTGGAAGTCGTAAATTTTTATTAGTTGAATCGAAGATATGA
- a CDS encoding ISAon1 family transposase: MEAKLLESQYKNHLSHFRNWEQRAHAEEWMLFEKNIGPYVGMDETALSSGELYTILINKEAKGRKGTIIAMIKGTSVEKVSQVILKLSRRRRFQVREITLDMAPNMARIARLCFPAAKLVIDRFHVQKLAFEAVQEMRIKARWEALDKEMVEITYAKASGQPFVTETFENGDSRKQLLARSRYLLFKKTELWSESQRKRAKILFREYPDIKKAYYLSMRLGLIYHQAQSADIALTRLAHWYDQVDKSGFLSFGTVARTIQTHYLNIVGFFKRRSTNAASESFNAKIKAFRAQLRGVRDIAFFLFRLTNMYA; encoded by the coding sequence ATGGAAGCCAAACTGTTGGAGTCCCAATATAAGAATCATCTGAGTCATTTCAGGAATTGGGAGCAACGTGCCCATGCCGAAGAATGGATGCTCTTCGAGAAAAACATTGGACCCTACGTCGGGATGGACGAAACGGCACTGTCGTCGGGAGAACTGTATACAATCCTGATTAACAAAGAGGCCAAAGGAAGAAAAGGCACAATCATCGCCATGATCAAAGGGACATCCGTAGAAAAGGTATCCCAAGTTATACTCAAACTTTCCCGTCGCAGGCGGTTTCAAGTTCGGGAAATAACATTGGACATGGCACCCAATATGGCCCGGATAGCCCGTCTCTGTTTCCCGGCTGCCAAGCTGGTTATCGACCGTTTTCATGTTCAAAAGTTAGCTTTTGAAGCCGTTCAGGAAATGCGGATAAAGGCACGATGGGAAGCCTTGGATAAAGAAATGGTCGAGATCACATACGCTAAAGCATCAGGACAGCCTTTTGTTACTGAAACATTTGAGAATGGGGACAGTCGAAAACAGCTGTTGGCCAGAAGCCGCTATCTTTTGTTCAAAAAAACTGAACTGTGGTCGGAGAGCCAAAGAAAAAGAGCTAAAATCCTTTTCCGGGAATATCCCGATATCAAGAAGGCCTATTACTTAAGCATGAGGTTAGGGTTGATATATCATCAGGCACAATCGGCAGATATTGCCTTGACGCGTTTGGCACATTGGTATGATCAGGTGGACAAATCCGGTTTCCTGTCTTTTGGCACTGTTGCCAGAACCATACAAACACACTACTTGAATATTGTTGGCTTTTTTAAAAGACGCTCCACCAATGCCGCGAGTGAGTCCTTCAATGCTAAAATCAAAGCTTTTAGAGCACAGCTGAGAGGCGTGAGGGATATTGCTTTTTTCTTATTCAGACTCACCAATATGTATGCATAA
- a CDS encoding site-specific integrase produces MKIEKFKVLLFLKKTEPDKSGKAPIMGRITLNRTVAQFSTKLSCTPKLWNVRENRLEGKSREAVETNAKIEKLLLAIHAAFNELQERKRDFAAADVKNLFQGSMETQMTLLRLFDRHIEETRERIGIDVCASSMSTYHYARKTLGEFVKKKYKVKDIAFGALNEQFIREYQSYIEVKCGYSNQTSRHHLALLKRICRIAYKEGFSERYHFLHFKIPKQKETTPKALSREDFEKLRDLDIPEKRRSLVLTRDLFLFACYAGTAYADTISITRENLYTDDEGSLWLKYRRKKNELKARVKLLPEAIALIEKYRDNSRETLFPNQLYSTLRANMKILRVLAGLTTELVYHMGRHSFASLVTLEEGVPIETISKMLGHNNIKTTQIYARVTPKKLFEDMDRFIEATKDLELVL; encoded by the coding sequence ATGAAAATTGAGAAATTCAAGGTCTTGCTGTTTTTGAAAAAGACCGAACCCGACAAATCGGGCAAAGCTCCCATCATGGGACGCATCACATTGAACCGGACGGTGGCACAGTTCAGCACCAAACTCTCGTGCACGCCCAAGCTGTGGAATGTGCGGGAAAACCGTCTGGAAGGAAAGAGCCGCGAGGCGGTGGAAACCAATGCGAAAATCGAGAAACTCCTGCTGGCCATCCATGCGGCGTTTAATGAACTGCAAGAAAGGAAACGCGATTTCGCCGCTGCGGACGTGAAGAACCTCTTCCAAGGAAGCATGGAAACCCAGATGACCCTGCTCCGGCTGTTCGACCGGCACATCGAGGAAACGAGGGAGCGCATCGGTATCGATGTGTGCGCTTCCTCCATGAGCACCTACCATTATGCGCGGAAGACGCTCGGCGAGTTTGTCAAGAAAAAGTACAAGGTGAAGGACATCGCCTTCGGCGCATTGAACGAACAGTTCATCCGGGAATACCAATCCTATATCGAAGTAAAATGCGGGTATTCCAACCAGACCTCGCGGCATCACCTGGCCCTGCTGAAACGGATCTGCCGGATTGCGTACAAGGAAGGCTTTTCCGAACGGTACCATTTCCTGCATTTCAAGATACCCAAGCAGAAAGAGACCACCCCGAAGGCATTAAGCCGCGAGGACTTCGAGAAACTGCGTGACTTGGATATTCCGGAAAAGCGCCGCTCCCTCGTCCTTACGAGGGACCTCTTCCTGTTTGCCTGTTATGCCGGAACCGCCTACGCGGACACCATCTCCATTACCCGTGAGAACCTGTACACCGATGACGAAGGCAGCCTGTGGTTGAAATACCGGCGGAAGAAGAACGAACTGAAGGCGCGTGTCAAGCTGTTGCCCGAAGCCATTGCCCTGATAGAGAAATACCGGGATAATTCACGGGAGACCTTGTTCCCCAACCAGCTGTACAGCACGCTCCGGGCGAACATGAAAATCCTGCGCGTCCTTGCCGGACTGACGACCGAACTCGTCTATCATATGGGAAGGCACTCGTTTGCCTCGCTGGTCACGCTCGAAGAGGGCGTACCCATCGAAACCATCAGTAAGATGCTGGGACATAACAATATAAAAACGACCCAGATTTATGCCCGAGTTACCCCGAAAAAGCTGTTCGAGGATATGGACCGCTTCATTGAGGCGACCAAAGACCTTGAGTTAGTCTTATAG
- a CDS encoding site-specific integrase translates to MRSTFKILPYINRKRIKSDGTTAVLCRVSIDGKSILITTGIFCRPEEWDSRTGTIRQPRENNRLAEFRLNLERAYDRLLKEQGAVSAELLKNAVTGVATIPQTLLKGGEAERERLRLRAEQIHSTSTFRQSKTTQLNLKQFLQSRGLEDIAFSDITEEFGHSFKLFLKKELGYASGHVNHCLCWLNRLIYIAVDEGVLRCNPLEDVHYEKKDPPKMRHISRSELKRLMATPMPDPKVELARRMFIFSSLTGLAYADVYNLYPRHIGKTSEGRLYIRKPREKTEVETFVPLHPAARRILELYNTTDDTRPVFPLPKRDILWYDIHGLGVMLGIKKNLSHHAARHTFGTFLVSEGISIESAAKMMGHADINSTQIYAQITDCKISKDMDRLMERRNSRNGMSMDE, encoded by the coding sequence ATGCGTAGCACTTTCAAGATATTGCCCTATATCAATCGAAAAAGAATCAAGTCCGACGGCACGACCGCCGTCCTTTGCCGTGTGTCCATCGACGGCAAGAGCATCCTCATCACGACCGGTATCTTTTGCCGTCCGGAGGAATGGGACAGCCGGACGGGGACCATCCGCCAGCCCCGTGAGAACAACCGCCTGGCAGAGTTCCGCCTGAATTTGGAACGGGCTTATGACCGCCTGCTGAAAGAACAGGGGGCGGTCAGTGCCGAACTGCTGAAAAACGCCGTGACGGGTGTGGCGACCATTCCCCAGACCCTTCTCAAAGGCGGCGAAGCGGAACGGGAACGGCTCAGGCTGCGTGCCGAACAAATCCATTCGACTTCCACGTTCCGGCAGTCGAAGACCACGCAGCTCAACCTGAAACAGTTCCTCCAGTCCCGTGGTCTGGAAGACATCGCCTTTTCCGATATCACGGAGGAGTTCGGGCATTCGTTCAAACTGTTCCTGAAAAAGGAACTGGGCTATGCCTCCGGGCACGTGAACCACTGCCTGTGTTGGCTAAACCGGCTTATCTACATCGCAGTGGATGAAGGCGTGCTCCGGTGCAACCCCTTGGAGGACGTGCATTACGAAAAGAAGGACCCGCCCAAGATGCGCCACATCAGCCGCAGCGAGCTGAAGCGTCTTATGGCCACGCCGATGCCGGATCCCAAGGTGGAGCTGGCCCGCCGCATGTTCATCTTCTCCTCACTGACCGGTCTGGCGTACGCGGACGTGTATAACCTGTACCCCCGCCACATCGGCAAGACTTCGGAGGGCAGGCTCTATATCCGCAAGCCGAGGGAAAAGACCGAGGTGGAGACCTTCGTACCCCTGCACCCGGCCGCGCGGCGGATACTGGAACTGTACAACACCACGGACGATACCCGTCCCGTGTTCCCCCTGCCTAAACGCGACATCCTCTGGTACGACATCCACGGGCTGGGTGTCATGCTGGGTATCAAGAAGAACCTTTCCCATCATGCCGCAAGACATACCTTCGGTACCTTTCTGGTCTCCGAGGGTATTTCCATAGAAAGCGCGGCGAAAATGATGGGCCATGCCGACATCAACAGTACCCAGATCTATGCGCAGATTACCGACTGCAAGATATCAAAAGACATGGACCGCCTGATGGAACGGCGCAACAGCCGGAACGGAATGTCAATGGATGAATAA
- a CDS encoding helix-turn-helix domain-containing protein, with translation MNELMTRESGQMAALFRMLEHALDHIELLTENYRPVLGGERYLTDREVAKLLKTCRRTLQEYRDAGRMSYIQLGGKILYRESDIERLLKEGYREAFRNGT, from the coding sequence ATGAATGAATTGATGACCAGAGAAAGCGGGCAGATGGCCGCGCTGTTCAGAATGTTGGAACACGCATTGGACCACATTGAGTTATTGACCGAAAACTACCGTCCGGTATTGGGCGGGGAACGCTACCTGACGGACCGGGAAGTGGCGAAGCTGCTAAAGACCTGCCGCCGGACCTTGCAGGAATACCGCGATGCGGGACGCATGTCTTATATCCAGCTGGGAGGGAAAATCCTGTACCGGGAGTCGGACATCGAGCGGCTACTGAAAGAGGGTTATCGGGAGGCATTCCGCAATGGAACCTGA
- a CDS encoding DUF3408 domain-containing protein — MRTTEKENMAMTAENREQKSSLATCKEALADYKRIYLPVPSIEDRKPVFLSKETRDRLDRIVRLFGERKMSVSGLTENIVRRHLEVYEKEIDEWRKL, encoded by the coding sequence ATGAGGACAACAGAAAAAGAAAACATGGCCATGACGGCTGAAAACAGAGAACAGAAATCGAGTCTGGCAACCTGCAAGGAAGCCTTGGCAGATTATAAACGGATTTACCTGCCCGTGCCTTCCATTGAAGACCGCAAGCCTGTATTCCTCAGTAAAGAAACCCGTGACAGGCTGGACCGGATTGTCCGGTTGTTCGGAGAACGGAAAATGAGTGTTTCAGGACTTACGGAAAACATCGTCCGCCGCCACTTGGAAGTATATGAGAAAGAAATAGACGAATGGCGCAAGCTGTGA
- a CDS encoding helix-turn-helix domain-containing protein — protein MENVIVIEQKTFEELMARFNRLAGMVDRFCRKAEEKRLSEWLDSTEVCQILQISPRTLQTLRDNGTLAYSQIVRKMFYRAEDVRRIVPLVEERRSLAALKGKTI, from the coding sequence ATGGAAAATGTAATCGTAATCGAGCAAAAGACTTTTGAGGAATTAATGGCACGTTTCAACCGGCTGGCCGGAATGGTGGACAGGTTCTGCCGCAAGGCGGAGGAGAAACGCCTCAGTGAATGGCTGGACAGCACGGAGGTGTGCCAGATCCTGCAAATCAGCCCGCGCACCTTGCAGACACTGCGCGACAATGGCACGCTGGCCTATTCACAGATTGTGCGTAAAATGTTTTACCGGGCGGAAGACGTGCGGCGCATCGTGCCGCTGGTGGAGGAACGCCGCAGCCTGGCGGCCTTGAAAGGAAAAACTATTTGA
- a CDS encoding ISAon1 family transposase N-terminal region protein, with amino-acid sequence MSYDQFLRFIFPEGMFDYFELSDFKEKSDRVEIYFEEKNIHPKEYATDNLESKGFYEQVRMQDYPMRGRSCLLFIKKRRWFNHSTGKYVSRNWKLVAEGTQITTEFASFLKALDRLARS; translated from the coding sequence ATGAGTTACGATCAATTTCTTCGTTTTATCTTTCCGGAGGGAATGTTTGATTATTTTGAGTTGTCTGATTTCAAAGAAAAGTCGGATAGGGTAGAAATATATTTTGAAGAGAAGAATATACATCCTAAAGAATATGCAACCGATAACTTGGAGAGCAAGGGCTTTTATGAACAAGTCAGGATGCAGGATTATCCGATGCGTGGGCGTAGCTGCCTGTTGTTTATCAAAAAACGAAGATGGTTCAATCACAGTACTGGCAAGTATGTAAGCCGCAATTGGAAATTAGTGGCAGAAGGAACGCAAATAACGACTGAATTTGCGTCTTTTTTAAAAGCATTGGATCGACTCGCGCGCTCTTAG
- a CDS encoding RelA/SpoT family protein: MDIQPFFTEEEKKQFFSKYKQLLRHLYSFLKKEDLSKMKELMKRVVALDCYGRDKNGINGLLRNIDTALISTVEIGLKRTSVIALLLYRPVMKKIITLEEVKATFDADVTLIISRLLKTSALYARNTAVDSENFHKLLFSFAEDVRVILIMIADRLCLMRLGKLLKSDEDRKRLATEVSYLYAPLAHRLGLYTIKSELEDLSLKYTDRKQYDFIKQKLNETKRSRDAYIAEFIAPIKRKLKEAGLCFDIKGRTKSIHSINNKLKKQNIPFEGVYDLFAIRIILDTPYEKERSDCWQVYSIITDMYQPNPKRMKDWISIPKTNGYESLHITVMGPQNKWVEVQIRTRRMDEIAERGLAAHWKYKGGKAESGLDEFLNTVRAALETKENNPLDLMQDFKMDLYKDEIYVFTPTGELIKLAKGATVLDFAFAIHTKLGCKCVSAKVNEKNVPIKHTLNNGDTVSIITAPTQTPKRDWLNIVVTSKARVKIKQALREETAKAVDFAKEMLQRRFKNRKIEMEEAPLMRYIKKKGFKTVTDFYVEIAEERLDPNQVIDEYLEQLRRETETNEHTEVRSAEEYITTTEVEEISTNKDVLVIDQNLTGIEYKLARCCNPIYGDEVFGFVSTQGIKIHRMDCPNAQEMFSRFGYRIIQAKWSGKGDNGYIVTLRVIGRDDIAIVTNITSVISKEAGVTLRSLNIDSVDGIFQGNFTVMVRDTTALNMLTKKINAVKGVKTVERLNS, from the coding sequence ATGGATATACAACCGTTCTTTACCGAAGAGGAGAAAAAACAGTTTTTCTCCAAGTACAAGCAATTATTACGCCATCTATACTCTTTCCTGAAAAAAGAAGATCTGAGCAAGATGAAGGAGTTGATGAAGCGGGTTGTGGCTCTGGATTGTTACGGACGAGACAAAAACGGCATCAACGGCCTGCTCCGCAATATTGATACGGCATTGATCTCCACCGTCGAGATCGGGTTGAAGCGCACCTCGGTCATCGCCCTCCTACTCTATCGTCCGGTCATGAAAAAGATCATCACTTTAGAGGAAGTGAAAGCTACATTCGATGCGGATGTCACCTTGATCATCAGCCGCCTGCTGAAAACTTCTGCCCTTTATGCCCGCAATACGGCTGTCGACTCCGAAAACTTCCATAAGCTGTTGTTCTCGTTTGCTGAAGATGTACGCGTGATCCTGATTATGATCGCCGACCGTCTTTGCTTGATGCGCCTCGGCAAGCTCCTGAAGAGCGACGAAGATCGGAAACGGCTGGCAACGGAGGTTTCTTACCTCTACGCCCCGCTTGCCCACCGCCTCGGACTGTACACGATCAAAAGCGAACTGGAAGACTTGTCGCTGAAATATACCGACCGTAAGCAATATGACTTCATCAAACAGAAGCTGAACGAGACAAAGCGTTCGCGAGACGCCTACATCGCCGAGTTCATCGCCCCCATCAAACGGAAGCTGAAAGAAGCCGGACTCTGTTTCGACATCAAAGGACGTACGAAGTCTATCCATTCCATCAACAATAAGCTGAAAAAGCAAAATATCCCGTTCGAGGGCGTCTACGACTTATTTGCCATCCGCATCATCCTGGACACACCGTATGAGAAGGAACGTTCGGACTGCTGGCAGGTCTACTCGATCATCACCGATATGTACCAACCGAACCCGAAACGCATGAAAGACTGGATCTCCATTCCAAAAACGAACGGTTACGAAAGTTTGCATATCACAGTGATGGGGCCACAGAACAAATGGGTGGAAGTACAAATACGTACCCGTCGCATGGATGAGATCGCCGAACGGGGACTAGCCGCACATTGGAAATATAAAGGAGGAAAAGCGGAAAGCGGACTGGATGAATTCCTAAATACTGTACGGGCCGCATTGGAAACGAAGGAGAACAACCCGCTTGACTTGATGCAGGATTTCAAGATGGACTTGTATAAGGACGAAATCTATGTCTTCACGCCGACAGGCGAACTGATCAAGCTGGCCAAAGGGGCGACCGTACTCGACTTTGCTTTCGCAATCCATACCAAGTTAGGCTGTAAATGTGTTTCGGCCAAGGTAAACGAAAAGAATGTTCCGATCAAACATACATTGAACAACGGCGATACGGTTTCCATCATCACTGCTCCCACCCAGACTCCTAAGCGTGACTGGCTGAACATCGTCGTCACCTCTAAAGCGCGTGTAAAGATCAAACAGGCGCTCCGTGAAGAAACGGCCAAAGCGGTGGACTTTGCCAAAGAGATGTTGCAACGCCGCTTCAAAAACCGGAAGATCGAGATGGAGGAAGCTCCCCTGATGCGCTACATCAAGAAAAAGGGGTTCAAGACTGTCACCGACTTTTATGTAGAGATTGCCGAAGAACGCCTCGACCCGAACCAGGTGATCGACGAATATTTAGAGCAGCTCCGCCGAGAAACAGAAACGAACGAGCACACCGAAGTACGCAGTGCTGAAGAATATATCACGACAACCGAAGTAGAAGAGATCTCTACGAACAAGGACGTACTGGTGATCGACCAAAACCTGACAGGTATCGAATATAAGTTGGCGAGATGCTGTAACCCGATCTACGGAGACGAGGTCTTCGGTTTCGTCTCTACACAGGGAATCAAGATTCACCGGATGGACTGCCCAAACGCGCAGGAGATGTTCAGCCGTTTTGGCTACCGCATCATTCAAGCAAAATGGAGCGGCAAAGGAGACAACGGATATATTGTTACGCTCCGGGTCATCGGTCGTGACGATATCGCGATTGTCACCAACATCACTTCCGTCATCAGCAAAGAAGCAGGTGTCACGCTCCGCTCTCTGAACATCGATTCGGTAGACGGGATCTTCCAGGGGAACTTTACAGTGATGGTCCGCGACACAACGGCGCTAAATATGTTGACTAAAAAAATCAACGCGGTGAAAGGGGTCAAGACAGTGGAAAGATTAAACTCTTAA